In Leucoraja erinacea ecotype New England chromosome 11, Leri_hhj_1, whole genome shotgun sequence, the following are encoded in one genomic region:
- the LOC129701883 gene encoding zinc finger protein 135-like, producing MKRCRPPGSGPPWMMRLTTPSISASAAILARRRSLGFVRSRTRAFPAAITRAFPAVITRLNSDSGVSGVGSWTKSFAQLSGLRDHQRVHKGFTSSSSLLQHQRTHTGERPYTCTQCGKGFTFPGNLRSHQRIHTGERPYTCAQCGKRFTLSGTLLEHQRTHTGERPYTCAQCGKGFTHSSSLIKHQRTHTGERPYTCAHCGKGFTQSCSLLLHQRTHTGERPYTCAQCGKGFTRSSKLLSHQRVHTGERPYTCTQCGKGFTQSNSLLEHQRIHTGERPFTCTQCGKGFTQSNSLLEHQRIHTGERPYTCAQCGKGFTRSSKLLSHQRTHTGERPYTCTQCGKGFTQSSTLLEHQRIHTGERPFTCTQCGKDFTQSSTLLVHQRTHTGERPYTCTQCGKGFTHSSSLLQHQHTHTGERPYTCAQCGKDFTQSSTLLVHQRTHTHTGERPYTCAQCGKGFTCSTQLLSHQRVHTGDRPVSNPVGGERFAMASHALSHQRVHTSGPPYDCPYCGEEFDSSRGLRQHRRTHAGEQLLPL from the exons ATGAAGCGCTGCCGCCCGCCGGGGTCGGGGCCGCCGTGGATGATGCGTTTGACCACCCCGTCCATTtccgccagcgccgccatcttggcgcGTCGGCGCTCACTCGGGTTTGTCCGCTCACGCACCCGGGCGTTTCCGGCAGCGATCACTCGGGCGTTTCCGGCGGTGATCACGCGGCTCAACTCGGACTCGGGCGTTTCCGGAGTCGGCTCGTGGAC CAAGAGCTTTGCCCAGCTCTCGGGGCTGAGGGACCACCAGAGGGTGCACAAGGGcttcacctcctccagcagcctgctgcAACACCAGCGCACCCATACcggggagcgcccctacacctgcacccagtgcggcaagggcttcaccttcCCCGGCAACCTGCGGTcccaccagcgcatccacactggcgagcgcccctacacctgcgcccagtgcggcaaacgCTTCACCCTATCCGGcaccctgctggagcaccagcgaacCCACACCggagagcgcccctacacctgcgcccagtgcggcaagggattCACCCATTCCAGCAGCCTCAtaaagcaccagcgcacccacaccggcgagcgcccctacacctgtgcccattgcggcaagggcttcacccagtcctgcAGCCTGCtgttgcaccagcgcacccacaccggcgagcgcccctacacctgcgcccagtgcggcaagggcttcacccgctcctccaagctgctgtctcaccagcgggtgcacaccggtgagcgcccctacacctgcacgcagtgcggcaagggcttcacccagtccaacagcctgctggagcaccagcgcatccacaccggcgagcgccccttcacctgcacccagtgtggcaagggcttcacccagtccaacagcctgctggagcaccagcgcatccacaccggcgagcggccctacacctgcgcccagtgcggcaagggcttcacccgctcctccaagctgctgtctcaccagcgcacccacaccggtgagcgcccctacacctgcacgcagtgcggcaagggcttcacccagtccagcaccctgctggagcaccagcgcatccacaccggcgagcgccccttcacctgcacccagtgcggcaaggacttcacccagtccagcaccctgctggtgcaccagcgcacccacaccggcgagcgcccctacacctgcacccagtgcggcaagggcttcacccattccagcagcctgctgcagcaccagcacacccacaccggcgagcgtccctacacctgtgcccagtgcggcaaggacttcacccagtccagcaccctgctggtgcaccagcgcacccacacccacaccggcgagcgcccctacacctgcgcccagtgcggcaagggcttcacctgctccacccagctgctgtcccaccagcgggtgcacaccgGCGACCGTCCCGTCTCCAACCCGGTGGgtggagagcgctttgccatggcctcccatgccctgtctcaccagcgcgtgcacaccagtggcccgcCCTAtgactgcccgtactgcggtgaggagtttgacagctcgcgggggttgcggcagcaccggcggacccacgccggcgagcagctgctcccactgtga